The sequence GCTTTATTTTCTAATTCAGTTGGggatttattttctccttcagttggggatttattttctacttcagttggggatttattttctacttcagttggggatttattttctccttcagttGGAGCTTTATTTTCTAATTCAGTTGgggttttattttctaattcAGTTGgggttttattttctacttcaGTTGgggttttattttctacttcaGTTGGGTCTCTATTTTCTACTTCAGTTGGGTCTCTATTTTCTACTTCAGTCGGgtctttattttctaattCAGTTGgggttttattttctaattcAGTTGgggttttattttctaattcAGTTGgggttttattttctacttcagttgggtctttattttctacttcaCTTGGGTCTTTATTTTCTGCTTCAGTTGGAACtttattttctacttcaGTTGgggttttattttctacttcatttgggtctttattttctacttcaGTTGGGTCTTTATTTTCTGCTTCAGTTGGAGCtttattttctacttcaGTTGGGGTTTTATTTCCGGAGCCGGAGGCCTCTTTCTTAACTTCAAgaactttctcttttttcccttgtttcTGAAATAAATCTTTAAGTGAGGATTTACTTTGTGATGGAACTTGCTCTGTTTCCAGTGTTAAGTTCCTAGCAACTCTATTATTTGGTTTTAATGTCGCAGGACCATTCTGTCTTCCAAAGTCATCTTGGTGCTGGAAGGTACAGGTAAGGGAAAAGGTGAATGTAtagaaaatagaagaaaaaaaatggaggaaaaaaaaaggaaaaggagtaaaTATGCATGTAATAGTATGTACGATAACATACTATGCGTATGGGACATGTGTATAACACTTGCGACATCATGGTGATGCGCATCTATATTATTAAGCATCGccctcctttattttgccTCTGTTTGGGTGTAGTACTCACCTTTAAAAAGATAAAAGcaagaacaaaaaacaacATCGCAGTTCTTttggtgaagaagaaggaagatccTCCTTgtgcaccttcctttttttcatccactCCATTTTCCTTACTAGATGCTGCAATGTGGCCGCTACCACTTTGGGATGACAACGCTCCTGGTAATGCGGAGCTGATTACTTTTTTTGAGTGTACCATGTTGTGTTATGGATGTTATATATGCCAAAAGGAGGTATTTGTGAGTATTTAATTAAATCGTAGTTAGAAACAAATTATATTGAAGAagcaatacaaaaataaaatatatcagcccgaaataaattaaaacaaaaagagtaaaaggtacaattttaaaaagggaataatatagtatgaaagaaaaaaatacaaaattttatatcaATTcgacattttctttttttattctaaaaaaaatatttattgtaatatataggaaaaagaagtgtcTACCAGTAGAATggttctcttttctttttttttcataatataatattttttcaatagtagatgaaaaaaaaaaaaaaaaaaaaaaaaaatgaagtgtcTATCAGTTTGagggtttctttttttttttttttttttaaatatttttctatattataaataaaaaagttttctgCCAACAATTAAATTAAAACTAATGGACCgtacaattaaaaaaatatttttatgtccaaaaaaaaaaaaaaaaaaaaaggaagtacaaGATAGATAAATACTGGTAGATGAATTCTTATTCACGGATCTGCTAGCTGTCGTTAATTATAAAACAAGAACATATACATTGCGAATGTAtgtttatttaaatttttctttttttgcatgcagtCCATCCATTCACAACAGATTAAAGCATTGTTCTTGACATAGCAATattattttatgaaaaaataaaaaaggaccTAAGtaatatatgcgcatatacTGCATGAATACATACGGAACTCATAGAACACATAATTAAAAGTATGTACAACAATTTATGtacatgttttatttttattaaaatacaaatatataaatttgccccgaaaataatttttttctaatgcATGTAATAATAAACTTTTTATTACAGAACtaatcttaaaaaaaaaaaaaagtagggtTAGGAAGAGGAACTCTTTTACCTATGTAATATTTAtccaatatatatataactgaTTAGTACTTACATAATttcaaacatatataaattatacatCTATGAATAGTTATATTATCGTAATGAAAATACCATTATTCCTATATTCAATTAAGGATCTATTATAAagaatttatatatgatACGAATTAATTTTAGTCTGTGTAATGTATATTCTATTACCATTTTTTCAAGCTTTTAGGTTAAgttatattattacaatGGCAATGTTAATAATAAGTTACCGTTTAAAGGACAAGTGCAATTTCTTTCATTAATAtgctctcctttttctttctaattatatttaattgTAACCTCTTCGGCCTTATTATAAATAGTACATAGAGTAACATTCTTTCTATAATAATCTCTAAATGAagtatcaaaaaaaaaaaaactaaacgCCCCCCCCTTTCTATATACCCTAAAGGGGAAACAACattatgtacaaaatttacTGCTTGAGGATTATGTATAGCACCTATTCTATATGTTCTCATGTGTACAATTCATAAACATATGACATTGTATAACACTCAAatggaacataaaaaaggagaacaagtGGTCAACATCAGTCATGGTAACATTTATTATGATCACACCTGCCACGGTAGTACAAGTACACACGTTATTCAAAATGAATACTACCCTTTCACGGAcgggaaaaagaatttatgCACTGCTCATAACCAACATTCTATTTTAACTATTATATATTCTGATGTGAGAACTGAAGAAATACAAATTacatattaaaagaaaaaaaaatacaaacataTATCTTACATGATAGATAAGCGGAAAAATGAGCACACACCCTATGTGTGCTCACAAAGTCCATACTACTGTAGGTCCCCCATAAATGTGTTCTCACGTAATATTAACTAATTGGGGCAAATACCATATTACCCTTCAAGGTTCCATGgttggaagggaaggatttGTACTATAGTATCCCTATAAATTATTCATACGAGCATCCttaatttcctttccttcccttctttagGGAAGGCAATGTTcccatcccttccttcttccttccctccctaggaaggtaatgttccccttcctcgAGGATGataaggaatatttttcttcattcttagAAAGGTATGTTCCCCTTTGGGAAGTtaatgttgttcccttccatccaccctaacactaccttccttccctagtTCGTCCTTCCCATcactttctttccttccgtagaccacttttcctcctcctcagacactccttccttccactcctaataaccttccttcccttctttaccctccttcctctttccttccactcctaataaccttccttccctcctttaccctccttcctctttccttccactcctaataaccttccttccctcctttaccctccttcctctttccttccacccctaactgCGGTTCATCCTAACAaaggttgttccttcctccttcaaaCAACAAGGgttcctcccttcctcctcctcagaCAGCGGTTCAACACTGTTCACTGTGGTTCATAATGCTTTAGTTTGTACCTAGTCGTACGCTCAAATAGATATATACCATAAAGGTAACAATGGCAAAACCACTATACCGTTTCGTTCATATTTCGTTGCATCCCTTTCTGAATCCAATGTTAACCTTTCATCCGCACGCGATAAGGCAAACAAGtaggcacattttttttctacacaaaaagggggcgaAGTAATTTAACGtcggctttttttttatttggcaatttttttttttttttttttctatcgtATATTTTGACACACCATGTGACAGAGCGGTGCGACggataaataaagaaaaaaaagaagtacgaaaaaaatgagcagaaagtgaagcaggaaaaaggaaaaatacaagTAGGCAGGGAGTtgaaaaaagatgaaaaccTGACCAGATGGTcaagaaaagaaacattATGAAGAGGTTGTAAAGCAGGAAAAATATCTCTGCTGTTCCGGTATGGAATTTGCTGTGCCAGAATGAATGGAACCACGCAAGGGCAGATACAGCTAgcagagaagaagaaaggatcGAATGATCCAACTGCCGGGCGAACTTGCGGAGCAGCCCCCAAGTAGCTCTAATACAACCACCAACCATTTAGCAGGAAGCACCCCACGAGCACACACGGAACAAACGCCGCACGTATAAACCGAAAGATGAATTTGGccaagaataaaaagaacaaccTGATAGAGGATGAGCTACCAAACGATTTTGTACTACCTAAGGGGGACAAAGTAAAAGGGGAGAAACTATTCAAGAAGCACTGTAAGCAATGTCACTCCATAGCCCCAGACAACACACAATCCAATTCAGGATTCACAAGTTGGGGTCCCTCTTTATTTAATGTTTATAACAGAACTGCTGGAATGAGCAAAGGCAATTCGCCTTTTCAAGTATCACCTGATATGCACGCATCGGGCATTATATGGAATGACTTAAATTTAATGAAGTACATGAAGAACCCTAAAGATTTTGTAGAAGCAAACATTGGTATGAACTTTAAAGGAATTTCAAATTTTCAAGATAGGGTTGACATCGTTCATTATTTAAAAACCCTTACGTATGATGATCCACATGGGAAAGAAATTGTCgacaaattttccaaaaaagaaaaataacacTTTTACCTTGCCGGTCTGTACGCAAGagggtaaaaaggaaaaaaaaaaaactcactaTTTAGGAATGTGTTCCACCGTGTATGTTacactactttttttcttttttaaagtgcGCGGTGCATAGCGACAAAAaaagtccaaaaaaaaaggaggaaaaaaaaaaaaaaaaaaatgaaagattGCCAAAGAGAGATCACTGAAACAGCCTAGCTTTTTTTCaggaagaacagaataaTTATGAGCTTGTCCAAGAGGACGACGATGAcatggacaattttttaagaacGATAGGGATGTAGTTAACGGTGACGCGGAGCAGCCGAACAGCACAGCCGCTGCGACAGATGCTACGAATGTTAGGGACGACCACCTAGGAAGCAATGCAGACGGGGATGATGACaatgatgatgaagatgaCCATGTTGGTGATGATGACGAAGAAGATGATAAccatgatgatgatgatggtggcTACTCAAATGCCAGTGATGTGCAGACGGAGGAACGCAATGGGAAACAACACGAAAAGGACGGGAAATAAAGAGACACAACTGGATAAGAGCAGTAACAAGAACTTGTTCTATTCTGGAAAATTGCCCGATAGGGGAAAGAGCAAAACTGAAAATGAGAGTAATAAGAGCAGCATAACCGGAAACGTTTTTTAGGGACACATATGATGAATATTATCCGGGTTATAGGAAGAGCggttttttttaagtgtacCAGTGTGGTCTCCCCCactccttattctttttttcttttttttttgtaatttttttaaacacattttaagttagaagaaaaaggaaaggtgtcattatttttttgttttcatggAATAAAATTAGCGagaaaaataaggggaaacACAGAGAAGGTCATGGTGACTAAGCTTGGCGCGTTTATATAGACATAATTCCTTAAGGAGAAATGTTTCCATCCCCTTGGGTGTGCATAAACAGTGGCATAAAGCCTGCGAGGATGTAGTTACatggtaaatttttatactGGATGGGCCTCCAATGGCGCAGAAATTGGAGTAAATtatgttcctcctttcccGCGTTATATATGTTGTCACAGAAAGCATTGCAGCGTTATCCCTTTTCATCATAATAAGCAGATTTATTCAATCAGGGGCACCAAGATTTTTTCTCGTATGTGTTTGAGGGAATGATTGAAAAGTAGGCAACCTTGTCCTAATACGGATCCCATTTGAAGGATACAACTCAAAGAGGTTCGCATTAGCCCACGGAGACAtgcaaatatatgcatatgaatACAGGCACGTGCATTAACGGATGGGCTAAAACACGGCATCCGCCTACCTCCATGTggcgaacattttttttgtgtgttattttaaattaaaggtgttttcttttttttttttctcccatcCCCACTTGGAGTATTCCTTCCCGTATGCAactgtacatacatataaatgaaggaaaaagaagaaagtaaagataaaaaaaaaaaaaaaaaaagaagagaaaaaataagaaggaaagggaaagaaaggaaaaattgtcatttttgcttcttaccTTTGTATGAACTATGCgcacttatttatgttcacgcaaggaagaaatatttcaCATTCTAATGTGCGTTACATGGGAATGTTACATTACAatggtgttacatgttttgataacctattTTTGGAAGACCTGGCtcattatttccttttgctCTTGTTCTTTTATCCCTGTTAGGCTGCTCTGTATAAGCAGCACGAGAACGTAGTGTGGTGGAATTTTCTGCTGCTGGACCTATTGTTGTTGAAGTGTCCGTTGAGTCGTATGTTGAATCATTCTCTGTTAGAGTATCAAAGTCGCTTTCAACTAccgttcttctttttttcctatttcttcCTGCGCTGCTTCCACAGTGGTTACGAAACCAGGAGGGTAAGGAAGTATactgaaaggaagaaaagaaggaatgagaaggCGGGTTAGAAGAaatgttgtgttaggggtggtagggtggaagaaaggttgttaggggtggtagggtggaagaaaggttgttaggggtggtggtggtggtaggtggattgttaggtggtagtgtggtaggtggattgttaggtggtagtgtggtaggtgggatgttaggtggtagggtggtaggtgggttgttaggtgggttgttaggtgggttgttaggtgggttgttaggtggtttgttaggtggtttgttaggtgggttgttagggtggtaggtgggttgttgggtggtagatgggttgttgggtggtaggtggtttgttgggtggtaggtgggttgtaggtgggttgttgggtggtaggtgggttgttgggtggtaggtgggttgttgggtggtaggtgggttgttaggtggtaggtgggttgttaggtggtaggtgggttgttaggtggtaggtgggttgttaggtggtaggtgggttgttaggtggtaggtgggttgttaggtggtaggtgggttgttaggtggtaggtgggttgttaggtggtaggtgggttgttaggtggtaggtgggttgttaggtggtaggtgggttgttaggtggtaggtgggttgttaggtggtaggtgggatgttaggggtggtagatggaaggatggtttgttaaggttgttaggttggttggTCGAGGGAAAGGTTGTTACGGTGATaggtggatggaagggaatggggtctaaggaggaggaaggaaaggaagggttagaaggaaagggagtgaaggagtgagtgaaggaagggggtttcaggatgaggaaggaaaggatgtctaaggaatgaacgaatggattaaacgaatggattaaacgaatggattaaaTGCATGGATTAgacgaatggaatgaacgaatggataatgaatggaatgaacgaatggataatgaatggaatgaacgaatggataatgaatggaatgaacgaatggaatgaacgaatgatTACGAATGTAGAATGgtcgaatgaacgaatgtagAATGGGATTGTAGAATGGGGGGGGTCATATTACACGCATTT is a genomic window of Plasmodium coatneyi strain Hackeri chromosome 1, complete sequence containing:
- a CDS encoding Cytochrome c → MNLAKNKKNNLIEDELPNDFVLPKGDKVKGEKLFKKHCKQCHSIAPDNTQSNSGFTSWGPSLFNVYNRTAGMSKGNSPFQVSPDMHASGIIWNDLNLMKYMKNPKDFVEANIGMNFKGISNFQDRVDIVHYLKTLTYDDPHGKEIVDKFSKKEK